The Arcanobacterium wilhelmae region CGCACCGACTGGCGTCGTTGCCTACTGGCTCATTGTAGCCTGTTAGCGGCCGCCGACGTCGGGGTTCGGCCCGGACGGAACCTACGCACCGGCGTCGTTCGCACCGGCAAACGAGCATACTGATCCACCTGGATCTCACACAGCCATATGCGCAAATCGCACTGCAACGAAGGTGGCATCGTCGCCCGGTTTAAACCGGGGGAAAGCTTCGAAATCGGGGTCAGATTTTTCTGCGTCCCGGAGGCTATTGAGAATATCCGCACCTTCTCCAGCCAGCGTTCGATTCGCGAGTTCCTCAACGCTTCCAACCACACCGTAGGAAACAGCGGCAGCATACCCATCCGAAAATGCAACAACACCTCGAACACGGCCGGCAGGATAATCTGCAACAATAGCGCGCTTAGCCTCCGTTGAACTGATATCCGCAACCCAATATCCGCCATCACGATTTCGAAGTTCCCGATTTCGACGAAGCGTATCTTGGATGGATTCGCGTGCTTCGCGGGGAGGTACCCCTAGCTCACGCGCATGAGCGACCATCTCCCCAAGCGCAGAATCATCAAGACGCGACAGCTTGTCGTCATAGATAACATCGCTCTCTCCGTCGTCAAAAAGAACAACCAGATATTCATCCCCTAGACTCAGAACGCTGAGCCTCGGCAACGACGAACTCTCACGAGAATCCCAACGAAAAGCAACGACACCCGCACTCGGTTCATCAATACGTCGATATTCATGGCCCGCAGCGAGCGCGTAGTACTCATCGGCCGTTGCCTTGGCAGCGCTGTCCACTGCTTGCTGGAGTTCGGAACACCCAGAAAACTTGTTGCTCTGCGCCAATCGTTCGACAAGATGCGCGCCAAGCGTTCGTGAATACCACGCAGGATCCGAAGGGCCGGGAGTGATATCCAGGCTCGTCAGACCACTCGCTCCGTCGAGCACTACTCCGACGCCAGCTTGGGTATCTAGCGCCGCAAAATCTTCGTTCGCTTTTCCTGAACCGCGATCGCTCACCACTTCGCTCATCACTGGAACTACATTCTGTGTGCTCGCCGCACCAGTAGCGTCAAATGGCTCGGGCATCGATCAGCCTTCCGTCGGGGTGTGTAACAGCTCTTTACTCTAGCCAATAATAACTAGACCAGCCGCAACAGCCGCTACACCCAATCCTCCCATCGGAACAGCCTTCTTCAAAATACGATTCCATGAATTCTGAACGATGAAGGAGAAACCCGAAAAAGCAATCAGTAGCGCCCCTGCCAGCACAACCATTGTGCCCGCTGTTTCTTGCGCACTGTACTCCTTACCTAGTTGTAAGGTGCCGATCGTGAATGAGATAAGCCCTGCGAAAAAACCAAGGAATTCAAGGTTGTCACGTTTAGCATCGCCGAGCGCATCGACATCCGCCTTCAACGAATCAATCATCACTACTGTCTGAGCCGCTCGCCCATCAATCTCTTGGACACGAGATTCCATCGCAACGGTTTGCTGATCAAGTTCTTGCGCTCGAACTTCCATCATTGCAGCCTGATAGCCGCCAATCCGAATTGGGTAATCATTGCGGTAAGAATCTTCCGAATCGATTGCCCGAGATATCCACATCTTCGCTTCGCCGAAGTTCCCACGCAACGCCTCAAGTCTGCCTCGGGTAGCAAAAAATTTGGGATAGTTCGTACGAAGGCGATCCGCCTCGTCCAGCGCTTCAAGGGCAGGCTCCAGCCATTTCTCTTTGATCTCCAGAGAAAACTCGGGTGTGCGAGTCTCACATAGCGTCGCCACCAGATCAGCAAACAGATGGGCGTATCCCGCATTTTCAGGTTGACCTCTAAAATTTTCCTCCGCTTGCCTCAGTAGTTCACGGGCGGTCTCGCGGTTCGCAGTAGAAAGCTGCGACGAGAGTGCATGGAGCAACTTGAGGTGAATGAAGGCCGGGGATTCTATAGGAAAAACGCCACGACCAAGGCGCGCGCCATCTGCAAGTAAATCCTCCAATAGGCTTGTGTCGCGCCGATAGCGATAGTAAATGTTCAAGCAGTAGAAGATTGCAAACCGGATATCCGGCGCAAGCTGAGAATCTTGCCAATCTTCTTTCAAGCGTTGAACAAAAATCCCCGGACGATCCGTGCTCCGCGCAATCCGCGCCAACGCGTTCTCAAATTCTTCGCTTTCAGGAGTGCCCAAATGTCCGAAAAGCTGATCGGCTACATGCGAATCTATGTACGCATCAATCGCAACTTTCATGTCAGGAGGTGACATCTCGAGAATTTCCTGAGGACGAGTCTTCATTGACCTTCTCCATCCATTTAATATTAATTATACATCAAAACAATACTTTACTACATAAAAAGTATCTACATGTTCCTTAAGTGAATAGTAATTTTTAACACACTCGAACCGCCAACCGTCATTCGCTCCAATAAATACCGATCAAAACATATCGTCCATCCGCCCTTTCGATCGCATCAACATTGGACTCAAGCTGGGTTGCCCTGGCAGGGCGCGATATTCGGCCCCTGCCACAACGCTCCCGCCGCCGATTTCGGCACGCCTGCGTTCATGTCGTTACGCTCACCTGTCCCTTCGCCGCATTTAGCGAAGCAACACGAAAACACCCTCCACATGAACGCGCTAGTCTGACCTGCCGGCGCCAGCGCGGCCGCCGACGTCGGGGTTCGGCCCGGCCGTAACCTACGCACCGGCGTCGTTCGGCCCGGACGGAACCTACGCACCGGCGTCGTTCGCACCGGCGTCGCGACGGCGCTTCCACACACGCATCGTCGCCAACCGCTGGCGAAAGTGCCGCTTGCGGCGGCGTCTCCACGGACGCACCGGGTGCGCAGCGAAGCGGGAGTTAGTGGTGAGCGCGCGGACGCCGTCGAGCGCAAGAAGCGCAACTGCCGCCCAAATCCCGCCATACGTCCAGATCTGGCCGGGCGCGATGGACTCGCCGAGCGCGAGCGCCGCAAACGTCACGAGCACCGGCTCGACGTAACTGAGCAAGCCAAATAGGCCATACGGAAGCATCCGGGCCGCAACCACGTAACCGATCACACCCAAAACGCTCATCACTCCCACGCCGAGCATGACGGCGAGAAGCCGGGCGTCGGTGACGATCCGCAAAAAGGTGTGGCTCCCCGACGCCATCCACAAAGCCACCGGAAGAGCGAAGGTCATCTCCCAGGCGAGAGCAGAGACGCCGTCGGTGTGAAAATAGCGGCGCACCACGAAATACGCGGGATAACCGAGCGCGATGAACAGCGCCACCCCGCCGAGGCTGCCCGTGCGGATCACCTCGAACACGACTGCCGCCGCAGCGACGAGCGCCGCAACCGCGGTGAGCGGGCTCATCTTTTCTTTGTAGAGTACGCGCCCGATCACCACCATCACGAGCGGCATCAGGAAGTAGCCGAGCGCAACCTCCAGCGCGCGGCCCGCCTGCGGCGCCCAGCCGAATAGCCACATTTGGGCGGCGAGCATCGGCGCACAGAACGCGTAGGCGATGAGGCGGCGCGGGTTCGTGCGCATGCGTTTGAGCTCGAGCCAATAGCCGCGGAGTTTGCCGACCGCCGCGAGCGCGATCAGCACGCCCGGCACCGTCATCACCATGCGCCATGCCCACAGCTCGATGCCGTTCAGCGGCGCGGCGAGCGCGGCGAGGTATGAGAACAGCGCGAACGAGAGCGAGGTTACGAGAGAAATTAGAGTGCCCATCCATTCCAGACTATCGGGGGCGACCGGCTGGCCCCAAAAGATGGGGCGAGCACCGGCGTTGGCGTGGGAGAATTGGCGCATGGATATCACGTTGAATACTGGATCGCCGATCCCGCAGCTCGGCTTCGGCACGTACAAGATCGACGACGGCGGGGCGCCTGAAGCGGTGGCCGGTGCGATCGCGGCCGGCTACCGGCATGTTGACACCGCACAGATGTACGGCAACGAGGCCGGCGTGGGCGCGGGGATCGCGCAGTCGGGCGTGGCACGCGAGGATATTTTCTTAACGACGAAGCTGGACAATCCGAATCATCGGCCTGACGACGTGCGGCGGACGTTGGGAGAGTCGCTGGAGCGTCTGGGCACGGATTACGTGGATTTGTTCCTCATGCATTGGCCTCTTCCGGGCGAATACGACGGCGATTTCATCTCCACGTATCGCGTGATGGAGGAGTTTGTGGCGAGCGGTGAGGTGCGGGCGATTGGCGTGTCCAACTTCCAAACTCACCACTTGGAGAAGCTGATGGCCGCAACCCAGATCGTGCCGGCCGTAAACCAGATCGAGATTCACCCGCGCTTCCAGAACCGCACGGTTGCCGCGTACTGCCAGGCGCATGGGATCGCCGTGGAATCATGGAGCCCGCTGGGGCGTGGGCGCTCGCTGGAGTTGCCGGCGATCGTGGAGATCGCGGAGCGTCTGGGGGCGAGGCCGGCGCAGGTGGTGCTGGCGTGGCACCTGGCGAAGGGCTTCGTGGCGATCCCGAAGTCGATCACCCCGGCGCGCCAGGTGGAGAATTTTGGCGCGCTTGAACTGGAACTTTCGGCGGGTGATGTTGCCGCGATCGACGCCCTCGATCTGGGCGAGCGCGGGCGCGTGGGCATGAACCCGGATACGATGGAGCGCGGCGAAGGCGCTGCGGAGTAACAAACTTTCTGACTGTGAGGGAGAGCCAGCTCGGCTCTCCCTCACGTTTTCGCGGATGTCCCCCGGTTTCTCTCTTTCTGCGTGAAACAATATGGGCAGCTGTGAGGTAGTCGAGGGAGAGGAGACGAAAGTGGAGAACGCTCAGGGGGCGACGGCGCCGCGCGAGATTCGCTCGGCGGCGGAGATTTTGCCCGAGGCTCGCGAGTTTGTGCGCGAACATTTGGCGGGTGCGAAGGCCAGTGAATATGGCCGGCGCTACCGCTACGAGCATTGTCTGCGCGTAGCACGGATCGGGCGCGAGATCGCGATTGCTGAGGATATGGATCCGGATCTGCTCGAGCTCGGGTGCCTTCTCCACGATGTCGGAAAGTATGACGCCGAGGTGCCGGTGGATCACGGACGCGCGGGCGGTCTGGTTGCGCTCGAGTTTTTGCTGGCGGAGGGCCTGCCGGCCGTGCAGGCCGAGGAGCTCGCGCAGGGAATCGCAATGCACACGGACGGTTTGTGGAATGCCCGCAGCGATGATGAGGGCTCGCCGCGCGATGCCCGCGGCCGCGAGTATTTGAGCTTCGATCGGGAGCCGAGCCTGCTGGCGCGTTCAATTGGCGACTGCGACAATGTGGATCGTTTCTCGCTGTATCGCGTGGCCGATACGCTGCGATATGTGCGCTTCATGGAGAAATCCACGCACGAGCAACGCGTTTGGATCGCCGGCAACCTTGAATACCTCGATTCACAGTATTCTTACCAGTGTTCAACCGCAGCGGCCCAGGCCCGCTGGGAGCGGGCACTGGCCCGCCAAATTGAGTTCTACCAGGGCCTCGCCACCGAAATCGGTGAGTAATTTCCGGAGTGATACTTGGCAAGTGTGCAATTTCGCCAACCTCAATCGCTTTTTAGCCGTATATACGCCCAAGAGTCGATTGAGGTTGGCGAAAAAGTAGGTTGACCGAGTATCACCTTGGCCTGCGGCTGACCATCAGCACAAACTACTGCACGGAGGTGTGGCGTTCGATCGAGCGCACGCCCCACCAGGTCACGCCGCCAAGAAGTACAAAGTTCGCTGGGATGAAACCTAATCCGAGCACATTCGGCTGTCCTCCTGTCCGAAGAGCCTCAACGAACTGCGGGAGCATGAACCCCCAGCTCAGGGAACCACTCTCGAGATTCATCACTCCTGGAATCGCCAGCATCCCCACAACGGACACTACCTGCGAGGCTACGTAGAGGACCACCAGCGCACTCACAAACCCGCCAACGCCGAACTTCTGATACTTCTCCTGAGCCGTGATCGAGATGAGCGCCGCAACAGCTGCCACATCGAGGAACAAAACCACGAGCGTCAGCACAAGGCCGGCCACGAAGTAGCCCGTTCCCATTGCCGTCAGAGTATTCCACAGGGGTGCCAAAGCTTGAGAAAAACTGATTCCTGCTTTACTGCCGTAGTGCCACATGATCGACAGAACGGCGAGGAGGACGATCAGGATCGAGGCAACCAGCACTAGGTATGCGAACACCACCTTCGCCCAGAAGATTTCGCGGCCCCTCGCCGGCACTGAGAAGGTGAAGTAGGCGCGCGGCCCACGCATTGTGCGCCAGTACCCAATCGCAAGTATCACAGCCGTGGCAACAACAGCCGCGCCCGCGCCTCCTACGGCGGCGCCCGATGCCATCCCCGAAACAACACCGATTCCAAGCATCTGCAAGGGGAACGAGAGCGCCACAATCACGAGCGCTACGGTAAGCGTCCCCAGGACAACCGTTTTCTTGTGATCGATCCATTCCTGCGCAAGAAGTTTTCCAAACATCAGCGGTATTCCTTTCGTGCGAGGGAGTCGATGGAGAGCCCGGTTTGTGCGCGGAGGTCGTCGGCGTTGCCCGAATAGAGCACGCGTCCGTCTTTGATCATCACCACATCGTCGAAGATGGTCTCGACGTCGGAGACGAGGTGGGTGGAAATAAAGAGCAACGCATCCTCTGGGAAATCCCGCAGGATCCCTTCGAGGATCACGGTGCGGGCACCCGGGTCCACCCCGGAGATCGGTTCGTCGAGGAGGTAGGCTTTCGCGCGGCGCGACATCACGAGCGCCACTTGCACTTTCTCGCGCGTACCCTTGGAGAGTTCCTTGAGTTTCGCGCCAGGTTCGATGTGAAAGAACTCGAGCAGGCGCAGGGCTTTCGGTTCGTCGAAGTCGGCGAAGAAGCGCGAGTAGAGGCGCACGGCGTCGGCTACCTTTTGTTCTGTGTTCAGGAACTCGTCACTGGGCAAGAAAGCGACCTGCGCTTTGGTGGCGAGCCCGGGCGCACCCCCGGCGATCTGCACAGTGCCGGTGTATTCCTGTATCAGCCCGGCGAGGATCTTCAGGAGCGTTGTTTTGCCGGACCCGTTGTTGCCGATCAGTCCAACAACGCGCCCCGGGTAGAGGTCAAGCCTGATCGTGTCGAGGGCGGTGAGTTTTCCGTATTTCTTTGTCAGCGAGTCAACGTGAATCAAAGGTTCCATCGTTGTTCCTTAATCTGTGGTGGTCCAGCGCTGCGCAAGGAGTTTCGTTGCCCCGTCGAGCGAAAGACCGAGGCCGCGAAGCGAAGCGATGTGACGGTCAGTTTGCTCGATGGCTACGGCTTCCCGACGTCGGGCGATCACCTTTTCGTCGGTTGTCACGAAGCGCCCTTGGGTACGTTCCGCGACAGTGAGCCCGTCGTCGTCGAGTGTGCCGAGCGCTCGCTGGATTGTGTTGGGGTTTGCTCCCGCTTCGAGCGCGAGTTCGCGCACGCTGGGGATTTTCGCGCCTGGTTGCCATTCGCCGGAGATGATTTTATGGCCAAAGTTCTCCGCCAGCTGGATCCAGATGGGGCGGGAATCGTCGAAACTCATCATCACCCTTTCCTGTATCACTGTATTAATACACTAATACAATCTCACGTCGGTCCGGCTGTGTCAAGCAAGTAATACAGAGGCGCAAAACTCATCGCCAGCCGAAGCAGAAATCCCGCGCATCATTCCCCGAACTGAACATCGCGGCGTTCCAATATCCCCACACCAAAACCCAAACAACACCCGAAACACCCTCATGCCAATGAAGTCAAAATCCACACAGCCTGTGGATAACTGTTCGTTCTGTTTGACCTATTTTGATTTAATTTTCTTGCCTCCACCCAAAGCGGGAGATATACTGCGAAGCAAATTTAGATATATCGAGGAGGTGAAAGCGATGAAGACATTGATTGATATCGACGAAAAAGTCCTCCAGCAAGTGATGGAGATGACCGGCGCTCCCACAAAGAAGGCTGCTGTGAACGAGGTGCTCGCAAACTATGTGCGCCAGCAAAACATGTTGAGGTACATTGACCTCCTGAAAACCGGAATCCTCAAAGATCTTGACGATCCCGAAGTGATTCGCGAGGCTCAGCGATGAACACTTATTTCTTGCTCGACAATTCTGCCCTGCAACGAATCTACCGAAGTGACGCCGTCCTCATAGCCATCACCGATCTGAGCAAATCAGGACTCGTCGCCTCATGCCTCACGCAATCGCTCGAGGGTGGCTACAGCGCACGTTCCCTACGAGATTGGACATTGAAACGACAGGCCGAAGCCGCATCAACTCGCTTCCTCCCGCCGATTCCCGACGTCGCGGCCATCGCCTTGCGTATGCAGGAGGCGCTTTTCGCGGCTGGGTGCGGACGCGCAGTTGGAGTGAGCGATCTGCAGATAGCGGCGACGGCGGTGGCGCACTCGAACGAGAAACAACGAGTGATCGTGGTGCACTACGATTCGGATTTCGAAACCCTCGCGGAGGTTTTCCCCGAGTTCAAACAGCGCTGGATCGTGCCGCGCGGAACCGTCGATTAAGTCCGCCCGCTACGCTCACTTGGCCGGTACCGGCAACGAGACAGCACCGGCAGGCGAGATGCGCACTCACACTACATTCACAAAGCCAGTCCAGCGCAAGAATCAGTGCCCATCTGTCTTATTCGCCGCCGATATCCATTCCGCCGAAGTTCGAGAAGCGCGCAAAATGGCCCTGGAACGCAAGTTCCACCGAGCCGGTTGGCCCGGAACGATGCTTGCCGATGATAACTTCAGCGGGCGGCGCTTCCATTCCCGCTTCTTCAGCATCGGGGCGGTTGATGAGGATCACGACGTCCGCATCCTGTTCCAGCGATCCCGATTCACGAAGGTCAGAAACCTGCGGGCGGCGATCGTTGCGTTTCTCAGCATCACGGTTGAGCTGGGAAATCGCGATGATCGGGATCTCGAGCTCCTTCGCCAGAAGCTTGATCGAGCGCGAGAACTCCGAAACTTCTTGCTGGCGAGATTCCGGCGAGCGCCCGCCGCTCGTGAGGAGCTGCAGGTAGTCGATCACCATCAGCTCAATACCTTCCTGCTGGCGCAGGCGGCGCGCCTTCGCACGGATCTCGCTCATCGTGAGGTTCGGCGAATCGTCAACGAACATAGGCGCATCGCCGATCCGCTCGATTGTCTGTGCGATGGTTTCCCAGCCCTTTTGATCGACGTTGCCGCGAATCAGATCCCTCAAGAACAGTGAACCCTCGGCGGCGAGCACACGCATCATCAGTTCGTTTCGGTTCATTTCGAGAGAGAAGAAGGCAACCGGCTTGTTCTCCCGAATCGCAGCATGGCGGCAGAAATCCATTGCGAGAGTGGATTTACCCATGCCGGGGCGCGCGGCCACAATAATCATCTGCGACGATCGCAAGCCGGAGAGCACGTTATCCAGATCGGTGAAGCCAGTAGACAACCCTGCAAGCCCACCGTTACGCGCTGCGTTGGCTTCGATCTCTTCGATCAGCCCGGGCACCACTTCGCCGATCGCCGCATAATCCTGGGAGACACGCGAGGAGGTCATCGCGAACATCTCTGATTGCGCCTTGTTCAGCAGTTCGGCAACATCACCGCCCTCAGTGCTGTAACCGAGTTGCGCGATACGCGTGCCTACCTCGACCAGCGAGCGCAACTGCGCCTGCTCACGAACGATCTGCGCGTAATACGTGGTGTTTGCGGCGGTCGGCACCCCGGCAACCAGTGTGTGTAGGTAGGCGCGTCCGCCGATCTGCTCAAGTTTTCCGCGGCGATCGAGTTCGCCGCCAACCAGCACCGCGTCGGCCGGTTCACCTCGCGAGAAAAGGTCCATGACCACTTCGAAGATGGTTGCGTGAGCCGGGCGGTAGAAATCGTTCGCCCGCAACACTTCCACGACCTCGGCGATCGCATCCTTGGACAGCATCATGCCGCCAAGCACGCTCATCTCTGCCTCAAGATTCTGCGGCGGTGTGCGCTCAAAGCTCGAGTTTGCAACGACTTCGCTCACGGGGTACCTCTTTCTCTCGGCCCCCATCATATCCGCCACCTACGACAGTTTTTCCGGTTCACTTTTTTCTCACATTCCCGACGCCGGAGCCCGGCGATTTTGGTCCGGTACCCGACGTTCACCAGTCACTTGGTCAGCTTAAAAAGTTTTAAGTACACTTCATATTTTTCTATTTTCGAGCAAAATTTTAAGTACGTTCAAAATTTTTCATTCCCGACGCCGGTGCTCGGCGCACATACGCAGGAAGAGGTGTCTCTCCAGGGCTACTACTCGGGCGAAGCAGGGCGCGCTTCGGGCGACTCGGGGTTAGCGAGCGCATGACGCCAGACACGCGCCTCGAGCGCGGGATCTCCGCGCGAGCTCGTACGCCTCCGGCGGAGCCCACCGAATGCGGACGCAGCCGCCCCCTCCCCACCGGCGTCCGACGTCACCCTCCCCACCGGCGTCCGACGTCACCCTCCCCACCGGCGTCCGACGTCACCCTCCCCACCGACGTCGGGAGCGCCACACCACCCACGCCGCGAGCGCCCTTAATTTCCGCCACAAATCGGCGTAAGCTGGAAAGAACTGTTTACACGCGCCACCTTGAGGAACCGTATGTCGAAAACCTTCCATTCCCTGCAATTTCCGAACTACCGCCTGTGGTTCACGTCGAACTTTTTCTCGGCGACGGCGATGTGGGTGCAGCGCGTGGCGCAGATTTGGATTGTGCTGACGATTCTGACGGATAATTCGGCGATCGCGGTGGGTATCGTGACGGCGTTGCAGTTCGCGCCGCAGATTTTCCTTGGCCCGCTCGGCGGCGTGCTCGCCGATCGCGGCAATCGCCGGCGCGTGATCCAGATCGGCCAGATCATCATCGCTACGCTCTCGCTAATCCTCGGAATCCTCGTGGTGACGGAGGCGGCGCAGCTGTGGCACGTGTATCTGCTGGCGCTGATTGCGGGCACGTCGGACGCACTGACGTCGGCCACGCGCAACACATTCGTTTCGGAGCTGGTGCCGCCGGAGTCGCTGCCGAACGCGATTTCGCTGAACTCGACGGCGTTCAACATTGCGCGCCTGATCGGCCCGGCAACCGCTGGCGTGATGATCGACTGGTTCGGCGCCGGCTGGGTGCTGATCGTCGATTTCGCCCTGTTTTTCATCCCTGTTGCCACGCTGGCCGTAATGCGCGCAAAGAACTTCTTCCCGTTCACGGCAGTTCCGCGCCACAAGGGCATGATCCGCGAGGGCTTCGCATATATCAAAAAGCGCACGGACATCCAAGGCATCCTGATCTTGGTTGGCGTGATTTCGGGCCTGGGCTTCAACTTCCAGATGACACAAGCACTCATGGCAACCCAGGTTTTCGGGCGCTCCGCCGGCGACTACGGTCTGCTGGGTTCCGCCCTTGCGATCGGTTCGCTTTCGGGCGCTTTGCTTGCGGCGCGCCGGGCGGCTCCGCGCTTTTCGTACATTTTGTTCGCGGGTTTCGTTTTCGGTTTCATGTCGATCGGCGCGGCTTTCGCCTCCAACTATTGGGTGTTTGCCCTGCTCATGGTGCCGTGTGGTTTCCTCATGCTCACGTTCCTCATCGGCTGCAACACCCTGATCCAGACCTCCGTTCCGCCCGAGCTTCGCGGGCGCGCGTTGGCGATCTACTTTGCGATCAACTTGGGCACGACGCCGGTGGGCGCGATTCTCGTGGGCTGGGTTGGCGAGCATTTCGGTGCGAGGTGGTCGCTGGCGATTGGCGGTATCGCGGCACTGATCATTTCACTGATCGTGTTCGTGTGGACGAAGTCGCATTGGGACGTGGAGCTTCATCGTTCGCGCCACTGGCCATTCGTGTCGATTAACGGTCCGCGCGAGCGCGCGCACCTGACCGATCAGGAGAAGGCGGATCTGGCGGCGCAACGCGTGCGCCGCGGCGACGAACACGCCACCGAATCCTGAGTTTGGTTACAACCCCATCCAGGCTTCGCCGCGCACGCGCCACAGCATCGTGGCAGCGCGAGCGCCCATGAACACGAGCGCGTAGCCGCCCCACAGCAGCAGCATGCCGAGCGTGCCGGCGTCCCAGAACAGGAACGCGGCGGCGATCGGCGCGAACGCGGCCAGCGCGAACACCATGTAGCGGGCAAGGGCGCGCGTATCGCCGGCGCCGATGAGCACGCCGTCGAGGATGTAGGCCACGGCCGCCACGGGCATCGCGGCGGCGGTCACCCACATGGCGTTGCGGGCGACGGCCTGCACGGCGCCGTCGGCGGTCATGATCCACGGCACCACGAACGCGAGCGCCACGTAGGCCGCGCCCACCGCGATCCCGGCGCGCACACCCCACGCTTCGCAGCGGCGCAGGATGCGGTGCACGTCGCGCGTATCTCCGCGCCCGAGCCCTTGGCCGGTGAGGATCTGCGCGGCGGTGGCCAGGGAGTCCATGCCGAAGGAGGCGAAGTTCCACATGGTCATCACGATCTGATTTGCGGCGAGTTGTACGGTCCCGAGGCTGGTGGCGGCCGAGATTTGGAGGATGAGCGCGGCTCGCAAGCACAGGGTGCGGATCACGAGCGGGCCGGCGTCGCGCAGAGAGCGCAACACTCCGCCTCCCGACGGCGTCAGCGCGGCCTGGTGTGTGCGCGCGAGTTTCACGACAGCCCACGTGAGGTATGCGCCCATCGCGGTTTGCGCGATTGCGGAGCCGGCGCCCGCTCCGGCAACTCCCCAGTCGGCGCCGTAGATGAGGGCCGCGTTGAGGGGGATGTTGGCGAGTGCGCCGGCGGTGGCTGCTTTGAGCGGGGTTTTCGCGTCGGCGAACCCGCGCAGGGTTCCGTTTGCGGCGAGCACGAGGAGCATTCCGGGCAGGCCGGGTGCGGAGGCTCGCGTGTAGGCGACGGCTTGTCCGGCGACGTCGGGGGCCGGGTTGAATAGGCCGATGAGCCCGGGCGCGAGCGCGAACAGGGCGACGCCGAGGCCCGCTCCGAGTGCGAGGGCGAGCCACATACCGTCGATTCCTTGGCGCAGGCCCGCCGCCGGTTTGCCGGCGCCGACGAGGCGCGCGGTGGCGGCCGTCGTCGCGTAGGAGAGGAAGATGCAGATCCCGACGAGCGTGCCGAGCACGGTGAATGCGAGCGAGAGGCCCGCGAGCTGCGCGGTGCCGAGGCGGCCGACCATCGTCGAGTCGACGGCGATGAGCAGCGGTTCGACGAGGAGCGTTGCGAGGGAGGGTAGGGCGAGCGCGAGGATTTGGCGGTCAAGTTCGCGGCTAGAGAGCGGTTTGTGTGTCATCGTCTCCACCCTACCGCGTTCGCTGGTTTTCGCTCGGTGCGCGGAGCCGTGGGTGTTCGGGACCGGGCGTTCACTGCTGGGTGTTCGGGACCGGGGTGTTCGGGACCGGGCGGGCCTGCAGAGCTAGAGCATCCGCACGAAGCCGGGCGGGGCAGACAAGGCCAGCTGTCCTACCGCACGAAGATCAGCTAGCCTACCGCACGAAGAGCGGGATCAGCAGCGTGGCGAAGTATCCGCCTGCCATGAATGGGCCGAAGGGAATGTGTGTTTTTCGGGTTGCGC contains the following coding sequences:
- the rarD gene encoding EamA family transporter RarD; translation: MGTLISLVTSLSFALFSYLAALAAPLNGIELWAWRMVMTVPGVLIALAAVGKLRGYWLELKRMRTNPRRLIAYAFCAPMLAAQMWLFGWAPQAGRALEVALGYFLMPLVMVVIGRVLYKEKMSPLTAVAALVAAAAVVFEVIRTGSLGGVALFIALGYPAYFVVRRYFHTDGVSALAWEMTFALPVALWMASGSHTFLRIVTDARLLAVMLGVGVMSVLGVIGYVVAARMLPYGLFGLLSYVEPVLVTFAALALGESIAPGQIWTYGGIWAAVALLALDGVRALTTNSRFAAHPVRPWRRRRKRHFRQRLATMRVWKRRRDAGANDAGA
- a CDS encoding aldo/keto reductase produces the protein MDITLNTGSPIPQLGFGTYKIDDGGAPEAVAGAIAAGYRHVDTAQMYGNEAGVGAGIAQSGVAREDIFLTTKLDNPNHRPDDVRRTLGESLERLGTDYVDLFLMHWPLPGEYDGDFISTYRVMEEFVASGEVRAIGVSNFQTHHLEKLMAATQIVPAVNQIEIHPRFQNRTVAAYCQAHGIAVESWSPLGRGRSLELPAIVEIAERLGARPAQVVLAWHLAKGFVAIPKSITPARQVENFGALELELSAGDVAAIDALDLGERGRVGMNPDTMERGEGAAE
- a CDS encoding HD domain-containing protein, producing the protein MENAQGATAPREIRSAAEILPEAREFVREHLAGAKASEYGRRYRYEHCLRVARIGREIAIAEDMDPDLLELGCLLHDVGKYDAEVPVDHGRAGGLVALEFLLAEGLPAVQAEELAQGIAMHTDGLWNARSDDEGSPRDARGREYLSFDREPSLLARSIGDCDNVDRFSLYRVADTLRYVRFMEKSTHEQRVWIAGNLEYLDSQYSYQCSTAAAQARWERALARQIEFYQGLATEIGE
- a CDS encoding ABC transporter ATP-binding protein, which codes for MEPLIHVDSLTKKYGKLTALDTIRLDLYPGRVVGLIGNNGSGKTTLLKILAGLIQEYTGTVQIAGGAPGLATKAQVAFLPSDEFLNTEQKVADAVRLYSRFFADFDEPKALRLLEFFHIEPGAKLKELSKGTREKVQVALVMSRRAKAYLLDEPISGVDPGARTVILEGILRDFPEDALLFISTHLVSDVETIFDDVVMIKDGRVLYSGNADDLRAQTGLSIDSLARKEYR
- a CDS encoding GntR family transcriptional regulator; this encodes MSFDDSRPIWIQLAENFGHKIISGEWQPGAKIPSVRELALEAGANPNTIQRALGTLDDDGLTVAERTQGRFVTTDEKVIARRREAVAIEQTDRHIASLRGLGLSLDGATKLLAQRWTTTD
- a CDS encoding type II toxin-antitoxin system VapB family antitoxin, with protein sequence MKTLIDIDEKVLQQVMEMTGAPTKKAAVNEVLANYVRQQNMLRYIDLLKTGILKDLDDPEVIREAQR
- the dnaB gene encoding replicative DNA helicase; its protein translation is MSEVVANSSFERTPPQNLEAEMSVLGGMMLSKDAIAEVVEVLRANDFYRPAHATIFEVVMDLFSRGEPADAVLVGGELDRRGKLEQIGGRAYLHTLVAGVPTAANTTYYAQIVREQAQLRSLVEVGTRIAQLGYSTEGGDVAELLNKAQSEMFAMTSSRVSQDYAAIGEVVPGLIEEIEANAARNGGLAGLSTGFTDLDNVLSGLRSSQMIIVAARPGMGKSTLAMDFCRHAAIRENKPVAFFSLEMNRNELMMRVLAAEGSLFLRDLIRGNVDQKGWETIAQTIERIGDAPMFVDDSPNLTMSEIRAKARRLRQQEGIELMVIDYLQLLTSGGRSPESRQQEVSEFSRSIKLLAKELEIPIIAISQLNRDAEKRNDRRPQVSDLRESGSLEQDADVVILINRPDAEEAGMEAPPAEVIIGKHRSGPTGSVELAFQGHFARFSNFGGMDIGGE
- a CDS encoding MFS transporter, encoding MSKTFHSLQFPNYRLWFTSNFFSATAMWVQRVAQIWIVLTILTDNSAIAVGIVTALQFAPQIFLGPLGGVLADRGNRRRVIQIGQIIIATLSLILGILVVTEAAQLWHVYLLALIAGTSDALTSATRNTFVSELVPPESLPNAISLNSTAFNIARLIGPATAGVMIDWFGAGWVLIVDFALFFIPVATLAVMRAKNFFPFTAVPRHKGMIREGFAYIKKRTDIQGILILVGVISGLGFNFQMTQALMATQVFGRSAGDYGLLGSALAIGSLSGALLAARRAAPRFSYILFAGFVFGFMSIGAAFASNYWVFALLMVPCGFLMLTFLIGCNTLIQTSVPPELRGRALAIYFAINLGTTPVGAILVGWVGEHFGARWSLAIGGIAALIISLIVFVWTKSHWDVELHRSRHWPFVSINGPRERAHLTDQEKADLAAQRVRRGDEHATES